The Henckelia pumila isolate YLH828 chromosome 2, ASM3356847v2, whole genome shotgun sequence genome includes a window with the following:
- the LOC140879305 gene encoding uncharacterized protein, which translates to MSHPHFTPSVVQGYGTPHTTDMHFTSLMPNEPVTPTFVLETQLSDRESPIEVVNLVKTISNFEEGRYYAKKRIVTTTKCTVAICQLDYGVPANHLDEYLRMGESTAIRCIFKFCEYVVEIFGAKNATEINFTVNDIAYTKGYYLTDGIYPDWDTFVKAFPFLDDPRRKLFKERQESARKNVERAFGVLQSRCAIVRGPARYWY; encoded by the exons ATGAGTCATCCACATTTCACACCGTCGGTTGTTCAAGGCTATGGTACCCCGCACACAACTGATATGCATTTTACATCTCTGATGCCTAATGAACCTGTAACTCCGACATTTGTCCTGGAGACTCAACTTTCCGATCGTGAATCCCCAATTGAGGTGGTCAATTTAGTAAAAACGATTTCAAATTTTGAGG AGGGACGATACTATGCGAAGAAAAGGATTGTCACCACTACAAAATGCACTGTTGCGATTTGTCAACTGGATTACGGAGTCCCCGCCAACCATCTTGACGAGTACCTACGTATGGGTGAATCAACTGCCATCAGGTGTATTTTCAAGTTTTGCGAATACGTGGTTGAAATATTTGGTGCTA AAAATGCGACGGAGATTAATTTCACGGTGAACGACATTGCATATACGAAGGGTTATTATCTAACAGATGGAATATATCCCGATTGGGATACTTTTGTTAAGGCTTTTCCTTTTCTAGATGATCCCAGGAGGAAGTTGTTTAAGGAAAGACAGGAGTCTGCAAGAAAAAATGTCGAACGTGCATTTGGGGTGCTCCAATCTCGATGTGCGATTGTCAGAGGTCCAGCTCGTTATTGGTATTGA